The Ruania alba genome has a window encoding:
- a CDS encoding demethylmenaquinone methyltransferase: protein MSRASLAKDPREVAGMFDGVAPAYDLTNDVLSMGMDRLWRVQTRAAVAAAPGERVLDLAAGTGTSSEPYADAGIDVVPCDFSAGMVAVGKRRRPDLDFVVGDATALPFADATFDAVTISFGLRNVVDTTAALAEMFRVTAPGGRLVICEFSTPPNAAWRGLYGFYRDQVLPRVASLVSSNTDAYSYLSESIADWPDQRALAGLLHEAGWRSVAYRNLSGGIVALHRATKPA, encoded by the coding sequence ATGTCACGAGCCAGCCTGGCCAAGGATCCCCGTGAGGTCGCGGGGATGTTCGACGGTGTCGCACCCGCCTACGACCTCACCAACGATGTCCTCTCGATGGGGATGGACCGTCTCTGGCGGGTGCAGACCCGAGCCGCGGTGGCCGCCGCGCCGGGGGAGCGGGTGCTGGACCTGGCCGCCGGGACCGGCACGTCCAGCGAGCCGTACGCCGATGCCGGCATCGACGTGGTTCCGTGCGACTTTTCCGCCGGGATGGTCGCCGTGGGCAAGCGCCGCAGGCCCGACCTCGACTTCGTCGTCGGGGATGCCACCGCGTTGCCCTTCGCTGACGCCACGTTCGATGCGGTCACCATCTCGTTCGGGCTACGCAACGTGGTCGACACGACGGCGGCCCTCGCCGAGATGTTCCGCGTCACCGCTCCCGGTGGCCGGCTGGTGATCTGCGAGTTCTCCACCCCGCCGAACGCCGCATGGCGAGGCTTGTACGGGTTCTACCGGGACCAGGTGCTGCCACGGGTCGCCTCCCTGGTGAGTTCCAATACCGACGCCTACTCCTATCTCTCGGAGTCCATCGCGGACTGGCCGGACCAGCGCGCGCTCGCGGGGCTGCTGCACGAGGCGGGTTGGCGTTCGGTGGCCTACCGCAACCTCAGCGGCGGGATCGTGGCACTGCACCGGGCGACGAAGCCGGCCTGA
- a CDS encoding geranylgeranyl reductase family protein, giving the protein MRSTTDDADVIVVGAGPAGAASAHYLAAAGLEVLLLEKATFPRDKICGDGLTPRAVAELIRMGVPTRAEDGWIRNRGLRVIGGGHTIHLPWPQIERYPDYGLAKARTDLDSTLAYHARATGAKLLEGTSVTGPLLDERTGRVVGVQAKQVDARGRRVEGEPLTFRASVVIGADGVSARMATSLGLAKMDSRPMGVAVRTYFRTPRHDDEWMESHLELWDGEPGRSQLLPGYGWIFPLGNGLANVGLGSVNSTATATQLDYKALFAAWMRNAPPEWEFTPENQEGPVRGAALPMAFNRQPLYTRGLLLVGDSGGMVSPFNGEGIAYGLQAGRVAADVIAQALARTSDDARERTLATYPERMRADLGGYFTLGRAFVKLIENPQVMRICTKHGLPRPTLMKIVLKLLSDCYDTRGGDPTDRVITALTKMVPAA; this is encoded by the coding sequence GTGCGCAGCACAACCGATGACGCGGATGTCATCGTCGTTGGCGCAGGCCCCGCCGGTGCTGCCAGTGCCCACTATCTCGCCGCTGCCGGCCTTGAGGTGCTGCTGCTGGAGAAGGCCACCTTCCCGCGCGACAAGATCTGCGGCGACGGCCTCACGCCCCGAGCCGTGGCCGAGCTCATCCGGATGGGGGTACCCACCCGCGCCGAGGACGGCTGGATCCGCAACCGCGGTCTCCGGGTGATCGGTGGCGGGCACACCATCCACCTGCCCTGGCCGCAGATCGAGCGCTACCCCGACTACGGGCTCGCCAAGGCACGGACCGATCTGGACAGCACGCTCGCGTACCACGCCCGCGCCACCGGCGCCAAGCTTCTCGAAGGCACCTCCGTGACCGGGCCGCTGCTCGACGAGCGCACCGGCAGGGTCGTCGGCGTGCAGGCGAAGCAGGTCGATGCCCGAGGACGCCGCGTGGAGGGTGAGCCGTTGACGTTCCGAGCGTCGGTGGTGATCGGGGCCGACGGCGTCTCCGCCCGGATGGCCACCTCGCTCGGCCTGGCCAAGATGGACAGCAGGCCCATGGGAGTGGCTGTCCGCACCTACTTCCGCACCCCACGCCACGACGACGAGTGGATGGAGTCCCACCTCGAGCTCTGGGACGGCGAGCCGGGCAGGTCCCAGCTGCTCCCCGGCTACGGCTGGATCTTCCCGCTCGGCAACGGCCTGGCGAATGTCGGACTCGGGTCCGTCAACTCCACCGCCACGGCCACCCAGCTCGACTACAAGGCGCTCTTCGCCGCGTGGATGCGCAATGCGCCGCCCGAATGGGAGTTCACACCGGAGAACCAGGAGGGGCCGGTGCGCGGTGCCGCCCTGCCGATGGCGTTCAACCGGCAGCCGCTCTACACCCGCGGCCTGCTCCTGGTGGGCGACTCCGGCGGCATGGTCTCCCCGTTCAACGGCGAGGGAATCGCCTACGGTCTGCAGGCCGGCCGGGTGGCGGCCGATGTGATCGCCCAGGCGCTCGCACGCACCAGCGACGATGCCCGGGAACGCACACTGGCGACCTACCCCGAGCGGATGCGTGCCGACCTGGGCGGGTACTTCACCCTTGGTCGGGCGTTCGTGAAACTGATCGAGAACCCGCAGGTGATGCGGATCTGCACCAAGCACGGCCTGCCCCGCCCCACGTTGATGAAGATCGTGCTGAAGCTGCTCTCGGACTGTTACGACACCCGCGGTGGGGACCCCACCGATCGGGTCATCACGGCACTGACCAAGATGGTGCCGGCCGCATGA
- a CDS encoding NADH-quinone oxidoreductase subunit A, whose product MTNPYVPLLIMGLLALVMGLAGLASSVVIGPKRYNKVKVDAYECGIQPSPHAATGRFPVKYYIVAMTFIIFDIEVVFLYPWAVSFSELATFGLIAMLTFLVLITVPFVYEWRRGGLDWD is encoded by the coding sequence ATGACCAACCCGTACGTCCCGCTGCTGATCATGGGCCTGCTCGCGCTCGTGATGGGCCTGGCCGGGCTCGCCTCCAGCGTGGTGATCGGCCCGAAGCGGTACAACAAGGTGAAGGTGGACGCCTACGAGTGCGGTATCCAGCCCTCACCGCACGCGGCGACCGGTCGCTTCCCGGTGAAGTACTACATCGTGGCGATGACGTTCATCATCTTCGACATCGAGGTCGTGTTCCTCTACCCGTGGGCGGTCTCGTTCTCCGAGCTCGCCACCTTCGGGCTGATCGCAATGCTCACGTTCCTCGTGCTGATCACCGTGCCGTTCGTCTACGAATGGCGCCGTGGCGGCCTGGACTGGGACTGA
- a CDS encoding NuoB/complex I 20 kDa subunit family protein produces MGLEDKLPSGFMLGKVEDLVGWVRSSSMWPVTMGLACCAIEMMATGTSRFDISRFGMEVFRASPRQADLMIVSGRLSHKMAPVIRTVYDQMSDPKWVISMGVCASSGGMFNNYAIVQGVDHVLPVDVYLPGCPPRPEMLINAILELHEQVVKNEPLAGNRAEVRAKVEAAALEAVPTHQMKGLLA; encoded by the coding sequence ATGGGACTCGAAGACAAGCTTCCTAGCGGATTCATGCTCGGCAAGGTGGAGGACCTGGTGGGCTGGGTCCGCAGCTCATCGATGTGGCCGGTCACGATGGGTCTGGCCTGCTGCGCGATCGAGATGATGGCCACCGGGACCTCCCGGTTCGACATCTCCCGGTTCGGCATGGAGGTCTTCCGGGCCTCGCCGCGCCAGGCGGACCTGATGATCGTCTCCGGTCGGCTCAGCCACAAGATGGCCCCGGTGATCCGCACCGTGTACGACCAGATGAGCGACCCGAAGTGGGTCATCTCCATGGGTGTGTGCGCCTCCTCGGGTGGCATGTTCAACAACTACGCGATCGTGCAGGGTGTGGACCACGTGCTCCCGGTCGACGTGTACCTGCCCGGCTGCCCGCCGCGGCCGGAGATGCTGATCAACGCCATCCTCGAGCTGCACGAGCAGGTCGTGAAGAACGAGCCGCTCGCCGGCAACCGGGCCGAGGTGCGCGCCAAGGTTGAGGCGGCGGCGCTCGAGGCTGTGCCGACGCACCAGATGAAGGGGCTGTTGGCGTGA
- a CDS encoding NADH-quinone oxidoreductase subunit C yields MTDGENKDEVTSPAQEAQEAGSQNLEQVTQPGGRAPLDVVEVRSGMFGVSGTGDTSGYGGLQRVVALPGASSRPYGSYFDEVVDILAEVLGEAGVAYDDAVEKVVVFRDECTLFVRPEHLPVVARSLRDDQDLRFELCLGVSGVHYPGDEGRELHAVYPLFSITHNRAIRLEVAVSDADPHLPTIVDTYPANDWHEREAWDFFGMIFDGHPSLARIQMPDDWPGHPQRKDYPLGGIPVEYKGAEVPAPDNRRSYN; encoded by the coding sequence GTGACGGACGGGGAGAACAAGGACGAGGTGACCAGCCCGGCCCAGGAGGCGCAGGAGGCTGGTTCGCAGAATCTCGAGCAGGTGACCCAGCCCGGCGGGCGAGCCCCGCTGGACGTCGTCGAGGTCCGCTCCGGCATGTTCGGCGTCAGTGGCACCGGAGACACCTCCGGCTACGGTGGTCTGCAGCGTGTGGTCGCCCTTCCGGGAGCGTCGTCGCGCCCCTACGGCAGCTACTTCGACGAGGTGGTCGACATCCTCGCCGAGGTGCTCGGCGAAGCCGGTGTGGCCTACGACGACGCGGTCGAGAAGGTGGTGGTGTTCCGCGACGAGTGCACGCTGTTCGTGCGGCCCGAGCACCTCCCCGTGGTGGCCCGTTCGTTGCGGGACGATCAGGACCTGCGGTTCGAGCTGTGCCTGGGCGTCTCCGGGGTGCACTACCCCGGGGACGAAGGTCGTGAGCTGCACGCCGTGTACCCGCTGTTCTCGATCACGCACAACCGGGCGATCCGGCTGGAGGTGGCCGTCTCCGACGCGGATCCGCACTTGCCGACGATCGTCGACACCTACCCGGCCAACGACTGGCACGAGCGTGAGGCCTGGGACTTCTTCGGGATGATCTTCGACGGGCACCCCTCCCTGGCTCGTATCCAGATGCCGGACGACTGGCCCGGCCACCCGCAGCGCAAGGACTACCCGCTCGGCGGGATCCCGGTCGAGTACAAGGGCGCCGAGGTACCGGCACCCGACAACCGGAGGTCGTACAACTGA
- a CDS encoding NADH-quinone oxidoreductase subunit D, producing the protein MTTPPTSPAAGPQATGPAGAADGAREYTASGGDWEEISADAEANADERIVVNMGPQHPSTHGVLRLVLEIEGETVTEARGGIGFLHTGIEKNMEYRTWTQGVTYCTRMDYVAPLFQEVAYCLAVEKLLDITDDVPERASLIRVLMMELNRISSHLIALGTGGNELGATTMMTIAFTAREEILLIFEAITGLRMNHAYIRPGGVATDLPPGATQQVRESIPTIRDRIAQMEKLALKNPIFLGRLQGVGYLPLAGAMALGAAGPILRSAGHPFDLRKTQPYCGYETYDFEVPTHTDADSYARVVLRFKEMRESLKIVQQVLDRLEAQDRTGKQPVMVADKRIAWPAQLSVGSDGQGNSLDHIRKIMGTSMEALIHHFKLVTEGFRVPAGQVYQQIEHPKGVLGVHLVSDGGTRPYRAHFRDPSFNNLQTLGMMCEGGSIADVVVAVASIDPVMGGVDR; encoded by the coding sequence ATGACTACGCCACCCACCTCTCCCGCCGCCGGCCCGCAGGCGACCGGCCCGGCCGGTGCCGCTGACGGCGCCCGCGAGTACACCGCCAGCGGCGGCGACTGGGAAGAGATCAGCGCCGACGCCGAAGCCAATGCGGACGAGCGGATCGTCGTCAACATGGGCCCGCAGCACCCGTCCACGCACGGCGTGCTCCGGCTCGTGCTGGAGATCGAGGGCGAGACCGTCACCGAGGCCCGGGGCGGGATCGGCTTCCTGCACACCGGCATCGAGAAGAACATGGAGTACCGCACCTGGACTCAGGGCGTCACGTACTGCACCCGGATGGACTACGTGGCTCCGTTGTTCCAGGAGGTCGCGTACTGCCTTGCGGTGGAGAAGCTGCTCGACATCACCGACGACGTGCCGGAGCGGGCCAGCCTGATCCGGGTGCTGATGATGGAGCTCAACCGGATCTCCTCGCACCTGATCGCCCTCGGCACCGGCGGGAACGAGCTCGGCGCCACCACGATGATGACGATCGCGTTCACCGCGCGTGAAGAGATCCTGCTGATCTTCGAGGCCATCACCGGCCTGCGGATGAACCACGCCTACATCCGCCCCGGCGGGGTCGCCACCGACCTCCCCCCAGGTGCTACCCAGCAGGTCCGTGAGTCCATCCCGACCATCCGGGACCGGATCGCGCAGATGGAGAAGCTGGCGCTGAAGAACCCGATCTTCCTCGGCCGGTTGCAGGGGGTGGGATATCTGCCCCTCGCGGGCGCGATGGCTCTCGGCGCCGCCGGACCGATCCTGCGGTCGGCGGGGCACCCCTTCGACCTGCGCAAGACGCAGCCGTACTGCGGGTACGAGACCTACGACTTCGAGGTCCCGACCCATACCGACGCCGATTCCTACGCCCGCGTGGTGCTCCGGTTCAAGGAGATGCGGGAGTCGCTGAAGATCGTGCAGCAGGTGCTGGACCGGTTGGAGGCGCAGGACCGCACGGGCAAGCAGCCGGTGATGGTGGCGGACAAGCGGATCGCCTGGCCCGCACAGCTCTCCGTGGGCAGCGACGGTCAGGGCAACTCGCTGGACCACATCCGCAAGATCATGGGCACCTCGATGGAGGCGCTGATCCACCACTTCAAGCTGGTCACCGAGGGCTTCCGGGTGCCGGCCGGGCAGGTGTACCAGCAGATCGAGCACCCCAAGGGTGTGCTCGGGGTGCATCTCGTCTCCGACGGCGGAACGCGCCCGTATCGCGCGCACTTCCGTGATCCGTCGTTCAACAACCTGCAGACTCTCGGGATGATGTGCGAGGGAGGTTCGATCGCCGACGTCGTGGTCGCCGTCGCATCGATCGACCCGGTGATGGGAGGGGTGGACCGCTGA
- the nuoE gene encoding NADH-quinone oxidoreductase subunit NuoE, producing MATTTTRYSGDVLERLRSDAQAILARYPEPRSALLPLLHLVQSEDGYVSPAGIGFCADVLDLSRASVSAVATFYSQYKRHPNGTYTVGVCTNTLCAVMGGDTIFDHLADKLGIGHDETTEDGTITLERVECNAACDYAPVMMINWEFFDNQTPASAAETVDKLLAGEPVAPTRGAHSVATFKEVSRVLAGFDDGRADEGTGAGHASLVGLDLARKNGWHAPGADAEEHADAGGPETAAKAAESGTDPVGDEGSSAERKPRTPSDTSAETVAETDEKGTNA from the coding sequence ATGGCCACGACTACGACCCGCTACTCCGGCGACGTCCTGGAGCGCCTCCGGAGTGACGCCCAGGCGATCCTGGCGCGCTACCCGGAACCTCGGTCCGCGCTGCTGCCGCTGCTTCACCTCGTCCAGTCCGAGGACGGCTACGTCAGCCCCGCGGGCATCGGCTTCTGTGCCGATGTGCTCGACCTCTCCCGCGCATCGGTCTCGGCCGTGGCCACGTTCTACAGCCAGTACAAGCGCCACCCCAACGGCACCTACACCGTGGGCGTGTGCACGAACACGCTCTGCGCCGTGATGGGCGGGGACACGATCTTCGACCACCTGGCCGACAAGCTCGGCATCGGGCACGACGAGACCACCGAGGACGGCACCATCACCTTGGAGCGGGTGGAGTGCAACGCCGCCTGCGACTACGCCCCGGTGATGATGATCAACTGGGAGTTCTTCGACAACCAGACTCCCGCCTCGGCTGCCGAGACGGTGGACAAGCTGCTCGCTGGCGAGCCGGTGGCCCCCACCCGCGGTGCGCACAGCGTGGCCACCTTCAAGGAGGTCTCCCGGGTGCTCGCCGGTTTCGACGACGGTCGCGCCGATGAGGGCACCGGCGCCGGTCACGCCAGCTTGGTGGGGCTCGACCTTGCCCGCAAGAACGGCTGGCATGCTCCCGGTGCGGATGCGGAAGAGCACGCGGACGCGGGCGGTCCGGAGACCGCCGCGAAGGCCGCCGAGTCCGGCACCGACCCCGTCGGCGACGAGGGCTC